One Pseudorasbora parva isolate DD20220531a chromosome 4, ASM2467924v1, whole genome shotgun sequence genomic region harbors:
- the LOC137073763 gene encoding uncharacterized protein yields the protein METPSRHPLADLVQSLAGLHQETHQDLRAVREEQQKRFEALLQAQHEDRELFRSWMDREVQASPKPTSDSAATIALSKMGPMDDPEAFIDLFERSAAARDWPKEDWPMRLLPLLSGEAQVAAHQLPVKNLLVYDDLKRAILQRVGRTPEQHRQRFRTLALEESGRPFIFAHQLRDSCRKWLMAGECDAEGIIDRVVLEQFVARLPRKTAQWVQCHRPASLDQAIQLAEDQMVACHGVGEPLPAASLSLSSLSLSPPNPAPSLSKPVPAPRSRAGVPPRPAPRWRTGPAAETAATPRPAARGGGSLDPFPGSLSPSLSPRQGLDPLPATRAAGRPGPACWRCGDPGHFIDRCPMMDVGTLVRVPDAPQAAPDQAGLYQIPTDASDRGLGAVLSQEVEGEERPVLYISRKLSKREAVYSTIEKECLAIRWAVLTLRYYLLGREFTLCSDHAPLQWLHRMKDTNARITRWYLALQPFKFKVVHRPGAQMAVADFLSRRGGGGGGCRPDGSPA from the exons ATGGAAACTCCATCCCGCCACCCACTTGCGGACCTAGTGCAATCGCTCGCGGGCCTCCACCAGGAGACTCATCAAGATCTGCGGGCCGTCAGGGAGGAGCAGCAAAAAAGATTTGAGGCGCTCCTCCAGGCCCAGCATGAGGACCGCGagctgttccggagctggatggaccgggaggttcagGCCAGTCCCAAACCCACCAGCGACTCAGCCGCCACCATCGCGCTCTCGAAGATGGGACCGATGGACGACCCGGAGGCGTTCATCGACCTCTTCGAGAGGTCCGCCGCCGCTCGGGACTGGCCCAAGGAGGACTGGCCAATGCGGCTCCTGCCCCTGCTATCGGGAGAGGCGCAGGTAGCCGCCCACCAACTGCCAGTCAAGAACCTCCTGGTCTACGACGACCTCAAGCGCGCCATCCtgcagcgggtcggccggacacCGGAACAGCACCGCCAGCGGTTCCGGACACTGGCGCTCGAAGAGTCCGGCCGGCCCTTCATCTTCGCgcaccagctccgggactcgtgccGCAAGTGGCTGATGGCCGGAGAATGCGACGCCGAGGGGATCATCGATCGCGTGGTGCTGGAGCAATTCGTCGCGCGGCTTCCGAGGAAGACCGcgcagtgggtccagtgccaccgcccGGCGTCGCTGGACCAGGCCATCCAGTTGGCGGAAGACCAGATGGTGGCGTGCCacggggtcggcgagcccttgCCAgcggcttctctctctctctcttctctctctctctctcctcctaaCCCCGCCCCGTCTCTCTCTAAACCTGTCCCCGCTCCCAGGTCCAGAGCTGGAGTGCCGCCCCGGCCGGCGCCGAGGTGGAGAACGGGGCCCGCGGCCGAGACAGCGGCGACTCCCCGGCCGGCGGCCCGGGGAGGAGGGAGCCTAGATCCCTTCCCGGGATCCTTATCTCCGTCCCTCTCTCCACGCCAAGGGCTGGACCCACTTCCAGCCACTAGGGCGGCGGGGAGGCCTGGGCCGGCTTGTTGGCGCTGTGGGGACCCGGGACACTTTATTGATCGGTGTCCGATGATGGATGTGGGGACGCTGGTCCGGGTCCCCGACGCGCCACAAGCCGCCCCCGATCAAGCTGGCCTGTACCAGATAccc accgacgcgtcggacagggggttgGGCGCCGTCCtgtcccaggaggtggagggtgaggaacggccggtgctgtacatcagCCGTAAGCTCTCTAAGAGGGAGGCGgtgtacagcaccatagagaaagAATGTTtagccatcaggtgggccgtcctCACCCTTcgctactacctcctggggcgggagttcaccctctgttcggaccacgcccCTCTgcagtggctccaccgcatgaaggataccaacgcgcggatcacccggtGGTATCTAGCTTTACAGCCATTtaaattcaaggtggtccacaggccgggtgctcagatggctgtggctgaCTTCCTCTCccggaggggggggggggggggaggctgcaggccggatggctccccggcctga